One Rhinolophus ferrumequinum isolate MPI-CBG mRhiFer1 chromosome X, mRhiFer1_v1.p, whole genome shotgun sequence genomic window, GTTTGCATCTACTGGACACATGTGCCACGTTGCATTCATCCGGTTCCTTCCTGATGGGAATTTAGACTTTTTCGCGTCACCCACATGCTTGTGCCTGTGTCCTGCTAACGCTACACGTACCAGCGTGTATCCCGATGTAGCCGGCAGCGGACTTGCCTGGTCGTAGAGGGAATGGAcgcttttttcagttttaagattTTCCGCTCAAAGCAAGGGCTCCGGGGCAGGACTGACGGGTTTCAATCCTGCCGCTGTTGGCGACAAGCCGAATGACCTTGGGTGGGTGGCCGAACCTATCGGTGCCGGTGTCCTCACCTGTGAGAGGGCGGTAATAGCCGGTACTTCCTTCTGTCCTAGGATTGTCGTGAGGGTGTGTTACTATTTAGCGCCGGACAGCTAGTAAGTGTGGTGTATAAGTCGCTTTTCATGGATTCTGACTAGTCACCCTCTCCGAAATGGATCCTCCATGCCGCCGCCCGCAGTCGccgcctcccccccacctccccaccaagGGGGGCAAAGCATGAGTTGGCTCCtaacctcccccccacacacaatggTTACGCTCTTTGATCCTCGCAGACGTGTGTAAACATTGATTTAGGGTTTTAGTTTGCATCTCCGGGAtcagtgatggtgagcatcttttggGGTGTGCACTGGCCATCGGGATTCCCTCTTCTTTGAATTGACTCAGAGTGGGGGCAGGGCCGAGGGAGGGGGGGCAAGCCCCAGGCTGCCCACCACGGCGGGCCGCCGGCCAAGTTCCCTGAGCACACTGCCACGGGCCGACTTGGTCACCTATCATGACCGTCATCGAGTCGCGACAGAGACCGCATAGTCCGTAAATACGACCACATTTGTTCTCTGGCCTTTTATGATCCCTGACTGCGGCGGGCTTCCTGTGCCCATTTTCCTAGCGGGTGGTAAGTCTTGCTGAGGAACAGGTTGGCCGATCCTGTCTGCGCTAAGTGCTTCACCTCCATGCTAACGTTTCGTCCCCCGAGACAGGTGCCGCCATCTCCCTGCCTTGGACATGGGAAACCAAAGCTCAGTGCCGTGACTCTAGCCGGGGAGAagggggggcggggcaggaagTGATGGGACCAGAGCCCCGACAACCACCCTCCATTTTCAGACGGGCTTCCAACTGCCGCTGACCCGACCCGACGGCGCGAACCAGAGGCCCGCCACCCTATTGGCTGGGGCCTCGAGGGGCGGGCCTACGCGGGCCGCGCTGGTTGGCCACGGACGACCAGTGGCACGAGCTTCGAAGGCGCGCGGAAGCCGCGCCCTTGAGGCGAGCTCGTGCGGCCCCTGTGGTGACTGAGCGTGCCTCAGAAGGCGTCGGCGCTCCTTCCGTGCGCCACCGCCACCTGCCACCCGCCGCGGTGCCCAGGGCGACCGTCTCCCTTGAGCCGGGGCTGCCGGGAGTCGCGAGATGAGTTCCTCCGATGACGAAGGGTCTGTTTGGGGAGCGGGATTCGACCCAGCGGGCGGGGAGCCGGCCGGCGGCCGCTCGGCCCGCCCCACAGCTCCGCGAGGCCCGCGACTAGGCCTAGATCTGGGGACGCCGCGGAGCAGCCAGGGCTTCCCGTCCGAGCCAGAAGGGGTGGAAGCAGAAGGGCGGGTGCTTTGGGGCCGCGAAGGCCGGCCTGGCTCCCCGGCCAACGTCCAGGGGCAGGTCCTCGGCTACCTCGCCAACGAGGCGGCGGCGGCCGTCCTGCAGCAGCTGACCGACCGGGATGTCCTGGGCGTCCGCAGAAATCCCTCCCCAGAGAGCTGCTCCACGGAAGTGTCCACCGTGTGGGTGGACCTAGATCCGGGTCCCAGTAGGAGAGGCGTGCGGGCCCAGAGCTGGGTGGGATCGCAGCCCCTGCCTTCCGCCATCGCCCCGCTCCGCCCCAGGGGGCCCGAGAGAGGCCGGCCCTGGGTGAACCCGAAGAGAGGCGCTAAGAATAGGTCGAACCGCACTGTGGGTCGCCATCGGCCCTCCGTGGAAGGCCTGGTCGGGCCCATTTCCGACTCCGAGTCATCGGATGAGATCGAGAAGCTGCAGCTGATGAGGGTGACCGTTAGCCGCAAAGGAAGAGGCATGGCCAGACCCAGCAGCCTCGAGGGTCCCAGGGACACCCCCAGGCACCCGAGTACCCACGGCAGGGAGAGCTTCCTTCACGTGCCGGGCCCTTTCGTGTCCTCCGCTGCCCGAGGACTCACCTCGGCTGTGGAAAGGCAGGCTGTTGGAGAGCAGGACACCTCGTCCTCTAAGAAAATGCCGAGTGTGGTCTGGGGGAAGGCGGAGAGCAGGCCCAGCTACCTGGGAGCTGCTGCCACAGGTGGCCTGCCCGCGGCCATACCCTGGAGGAAGGTGGCCCAGGAGAAGAGATCTCTAGGCGGGGGCTCAAACCTTGTCCTGGGGAGAAGCTTTCCCTCCTGGGTGCAGAGAGTCCCGGCGCCTCCCCTGGAGCCAGTCACCTTCCCCACAATCTCCACCGTCCCGCTGCTGACGAGGAGCAAGAAGTCCTCCTGGGTCCCTTCGGGGACCAAGCAGCCCAAGCACACGGGCGCTGGGAAGAAGTCTGTGGCCAGGAGGGCCAGGGAGTCCGAGCCGGTGGTGGAAGGAGATAAGGAGCCGAAGGGAGGCCCAGTCCCAAGGGGCCAGGTGAGTATCAGGCCCCACGCTCCCTCTGTCTGACCCTCAGGGGTTGCCCGCGGTTGGGCGCACTCCGTCTTGAGGATGCCAGATTGGCGTGGTCTCAGCAGGTGCAAACCTTAAGTGAGCCAGCCCCTCCATGCATGCGTGGCGTGGCGTGCCCCTGCCGTGCCACGCTGGGCAGCATTCTCTCTACACCTGGCACATTTCCCGCCTCCTCCACcagagaggggtggggtgggagggctggggcAGCTGATTCgggtgaggggtgggcaggggccgGGGCTGAAAAGCACGGGCAGAAAAGCTTGCGTGTTTAGACCTCTGGGCCTCCGGATTGCTACTTCCTAGCTGCTCCCCAAGCCTTCCTTCCTGGCAGGGGGCCTGGGATCCCTCAGTGCCCCACTGTTGTCCCTAGCTCGGCTCTGCCTCCTGGCCCGGGGCTGACCGAGGGAGAAAATGCTGGTGAGGTCAGCCTCTGAATTCCCTTCCTATTCCctgcctcaccccagcccctAAACACACCCACGTGTTCACATCCCGAGGCCAAATCCGGGAGAACTTTCTGTTTTAGCCTCCTGCACCCAAGCCAGGGCCGCCTGGTGTGTACCCGTATCGTGGAGATTTCAGCAGTGGCGACTTCAGCATCGGAGCCCCCCTGATTCCAAGACGCTCGCAGCTCTTGGTCCTGAGCCAGGGTGACGTCGTGCCCAGAGGGCCCACACCCTCGGGTGAGTCCTGTGGGTTTCCTAGGAGTGGAGGGGAGAGGGGTCGAGGAGGGGACCTCTGTCTCGGTGGGCTCTGCGGGGGGCTCAGTCTTGCTCCCTGCCTCCGGAGACAGCTTCTCCCACAGGAAACGGGGTATCGACAGGGCGGGCCTCAGGTCACCTCATCTTCTGCACGGGGTGTGTGCACAGCGGTGATCCATGGCACAGCCCCAAACTGCACCTCCAGACGGAGAGTTCCAGCAGATTGGGGCCCTTTCTGATAAGCCATCTTTGGCCACGGGGCTCGTCCCAGAGGCTGGCTGTGGCTTGCAGCTCTGCCAGCGCCCAACCCAGAGCCACGCACAGTCCTGGGGACCACAGCCATGGATGGGCTGGCCCTGGGgagcagcagcagaggcaggcCCAGAGAGAAGGAGGAGCTGCTGGACAGAGCAGGGCAACTGGTTGCCAGCAGAGGGTGGTACTGCTTCACATCAGGCCCCATCATGCCCCCCTTACCCCCGGCCACCTCCCTAGGCACTTTGGAAGCTGGATGTTGTGTTCTTCCCCTCTCAGGTGACCGGGAGTTACTTGACCGTCCCCCAAGACTGGAAAGGCAGCAGCAGCTGCCACCTGGAGCAGAGGGCTGTCCCCGGGTAATGCTTCCCCTGGCTCCTAGAAGTGCAGGCTCAAACTAGACAGTGGGATCCGTGTCGGGGTTACACTGACGTGTGtgtccgcccccaccccccatcctgcACCTCATGCAGGCCGCGCAGCTCCTTTCCACGGAGGAGTGGGTGCCAGTCTAGCCccgggtggggaggagggaagtggagggggggtcgaggagagaggaggcccGAGTATACTAATCATTTCTCCTTCTGCGGTGTCTGCTGGCCTAGTGCCCCGTGCTACAGAGAGAAGTCGACGAACTTAAACAGCAGCTTGGTATGAGGGGCCTTGGGCTGGGGCAGAGCGTGGGGTCTTAGTGCAGAGCCGGGGGTGCGGGCTGCAGGTGCAGGCGGCTTCACAGGGACCGAGGTTCCCTGGAGCCTGCAGCCCGCTGGGCACGTGCAGCTAGGGCTGTGTGCAAAGAGCAGCATGTTGTCTGAAGTGCACGCACACTTTGCCGGCGAGAACCAGTCCTGGAGATGTCTTTCTCTTAGGACGGTTAGCGATGCCTCATTGAATCTCCCTTTAACTGCTGCTTGGCATGGCTTCCACGGgtcttgttggtttgtttatgtGACAAGTTCCAAATAGTTCTGATGTGCCCCAAAGCTTGAGAACTACTGGCACAGTTTGTCCTCTTTGAACAGTATTGCCATGTTTAATTCGGGTGGTGGGTGAGTGAGTCGGGCCCAGGACTCCTTGGGTAGGGGCTGGAGGGGTTTCAGGTCGCAGGGCTAGGCAGTTGCCCACAGGGACGGGGGGCGGGCTTCTCTGCGCCCATGTTAGGAGTGCCCACTTATGCCCCTCTGTGTTTCAGCGTCCATGCAGTCCCTGACTGACAAGTTCCACAGCCTTTGAAGTTGAAGTGAGTGTTACACACCGCACCCCCTTCCCACGGGCGTGGCGTGGCATGGCGTGGCGGTGTGTAGGAGTGCTGTGGGCTGGCCCTGGCTGGAGGCTCTTTTCCCTGACTCTGCTCTGTCTGACAGGTTGAGCCCGGCATGCATCTTCCGACAAGAGGAGCAGCTGTTCCCCCTTGGAGCCAGCGAGCTGCGGCCAAGCTGGTCCCCTCCTGTTCTACGTCAGCCGGGgcttcctctcccctttctgtGGCCTCCTCCCTACCCCAGTTCACAGCAGTTTCAAATTAAAGTACCTCTCATATTCTGCAGTCTCTCCTGGGGGTGTGTGGaagaggggctgggggcggggcggggctgggagCGGCCGGGTTTCAGAGCCTTTTCCAGAACAGCACCTCTGGCATCCTGTAATGGGCCTTCTCTCTGTGGGAGTCTGGGCCGGCCTCTGATAGGAGCCCTGCAGTCAGGCCGCCAGTGTGCCCCGGGCCTGGGTTCTGTGTGCCTCTGCCTGGCCCCACCAGTACTTCCTCCCTTTCCCCTGCAGGCCCTGTTGGTATTCTCGCCTGATCTCcactttgggggaggggggtctcATGGTTGCCATGCGTCACCCCATATTGTTTCCCTTCCCCTTCAGTAGGAACTCATGACCCCTTCCAGAGCCCcgcctctctccccttcccacacCGCGGCTCCCGTCCACCCGGCTTTGCTGTCTGAGCACCCTTGATCTCCCTTGGCTGGCCGCCACCACCGGTGGCTGTCCCCGCGCCTGCACTTGGACAGGTGTTAAAGGGCACAGTTGGGCtcaccctcccccgccctcctCAGGCTTAGTCCCGTCTGTGGAGTCCTCCCTCTTGTGCCATCGTGCATCCGGGAACCTGAGGTCATCCTCCTCTACCTCTGTGGCCCTCCCCTTTGACACTGGGCTACCAACCAGTCCAGTCAGTCCCCCCTCCTTGGTTTCAGGAGAAGGGTGGAAGCagagctcccagcccagggtttgcGGAGCCAAAGGCAAGGTACTGGGAACATGggagaaaagtagagaaaagcaCACGGGTTAGTCTCCAGCCTGAAGGGCAGGGGATGGGTCTGTCGGGTGGCTCTGGGCcggcctggggggcggggggtgtgcCTGCTGGCACTCTTCACGGGTGGCCCAGCTCCCAGAGCCTTCCCATCGGTCCTGTTCTAGCCAGCTAGCCACGCTTCCTCCAGCCTGGTCGGCTCCACACCCTCGAGGGTGGCCGGTTTCTATGGCGAGTGTGCTTGGTAGGTCTCACTGTTCTTGCCTGGTCCCCTTCAAATCCTGTTCGACCACTCCCCGCCACACAGATTTTCCTGGAAGGGGTAGTTCTGTGTCCCAGCCCCATGTCCCAGACTGCCTCTTGAGGTCACACGAGGTGGAGTCTGAACTCTGCATTCGAGCTCCCCCTCACTGACGGTTGGGGATGGGTTCCTTCCTTCAGTGAGGACCCAGGGCTGTGCGGGCCTGGGACTCAGAGGGACCCACTTGTGTTTGAGGGAGTTGAGGGTTGGTTCTGCCAGACTCCATTCCCAAGAGACCGGTGTTTCATATACACAAGTGGGGACGAGGGTGGACAGGACATTCAAGGttggtgtgtgtgcctgtgtgtgcctgtgtgcacctGTGAACAAGATTAATCGGGGATAATGTCCCTTGAGAAGAAGGATGCAATTCAGGGAGTAAAGGGAGCAGAGACTGTGGTCAAGACCCATATGGGATCGAGTGAGCACAAGCAAGGGTGGGGACACTCTTTTCAAGGGGTGCTGTCCGTCACCAAACCCCATGGCAGGGTGTCTGGACGCTCACAGTGTCGGAGTTGCAGCAGGTGGCTCTGGACCCTACTCAGCGATGCTACTGGGCCTGACTGCTGCTGTGGGTGTAACAGGATGACAGTGCGGAGGATGGCCACCTCAGAGTAGCTGGGACATGCCTCATCCCAGAGGCAGGGAGCTCACGTAGCAGGCCACCCCCACAGGAGCCAACCGGCCCGGGCAGCATGGGCGCAGTGAAGATGGGAAGTAAAGAGTGACCGCACCTGGGACTTTGGGCAGACTCGGTCCCACCCCTCCTCCATGTTCACACCCTGTCTCCCTCCCGGGCCCCGCAGCATGAGCTCAGGTGGGCACACCGTCACGGACAGGATGGGACCACCACAGTCCTCAGGGCTGGAAAAGAACTTTCCTGGGACTTCATCCTTCCACTCCAAGCCCCTCACTTGAGAAGGTGGGCTTGATTGCTTAGACTACGGCTTTGACCCTGACCCAGTGGTTATTTCCTGGCCGGGTAATGCAGCGTGCTGCTGTCTGAGTGACTAACTTGGGAAGAGACTTTCCAGCTGGGGTTTCCGCCCACATAGACGTGCAGGCAAGTTGTGATCGGGGAGAAGTCCAGCACCGGCACTGCCCCGGGAGGCCGGTGGCCGTGGTCGCCGGGGCAAGGAAGGGGAGCAGTGCGTGGAAGGGGTCGTGGGAGGCAAGAACACAGCCCTTGGACACAGTTTTGccagcctcccttccctcctctgagcACACGACCTCCCTCTTTCATATTCAGACCAACTGCCGCACGACAGTGTTGCTGTAAACTGTACACCACGGGCCGCAGCACAGCGCCTTCCAGTTAGTTCCAGGGGGGCGTAGATTAAAGAAACACATCAGGGCCCCAGGGCAAAGGAGGAGGTTGGACCCCTGCCCTGATCCAGTGTGCCCCTTTGGCCTTTTCCCTTTAGCCTCCTCTTCAGGGTGGGAGACAGTGGTGGCTGGCCTGAAGGGTCCTAGGTCCCAGCCTGCCTCGTTCTGCTACCTGCCTAGTTCCTGGGCAGAACCCCTCCCAACTCCCACCAACTTCCCGACCACCACTACCAGCAACACCAGCAGTATCAGTACCCCCAGGACCGGCCAACTGCTCTCTCCTCACACAGGGGGGATTGGCCCACCCAGGGAAGGTAGGAAGAGGTGAGCAATAGAGAGGGAGTGGAGGGTGGTAGGCACAGTGATGGTGCCCAAAGGTGTCCACGTCCTAATTCCTGGAATCAGATTGTATATCACCCTGCTTGGCAATGGGGGATGGGGTGGAGTAGGGTGGTTAAGATTACAGATGCAGTAATGGTTGGTGCTCAGCTGACTAAGGTGGAAAGACCCTGGTCGGTGTTTGCCAGGTCCTGCTAGGCACTCTGGGACGGCCACAGTGGCCATATTAACTGTAAGTGCATGATGCCAGGGTGCACCATTCACATGACTACAGGGTACTGGACGTCTCTGTGCTTGTGCAATGTTCAAGTCCTGGTGACAACCACTCAGATGAAGATGGAGAACATGCCAGTAAGTTGGGAACCCTCAGTTTGTCCCACGCCCAATCAATTCCTTTCCCCAGGCCTCCTGAGGTGACTGCTGTCCTTTTTCAATACTCATTCACTTTCCTTTAAGGATAACCATGGCTATTTCATAAAATAGGGTTTAGGAGAGCTCTGCCCAGGAACAGACCTAGGAACTAACTGGAAGGCGCTGTGCTGCGGCCCGTGGTGTACAAGTTTACAGCAACACTGTCGTGCGGCAGTTGGTCTGAATATGAAAGAGGGAGGTCGTGTgctcagaggagggaagggaggctggCAAAACTGTGTCCAAGGGCTGTGTTCTTGCCTCCCACGACCCCTTCCACGCACTGCTCCCCTTCCTTGCCCCGGCGACCACGGCCACCGGCCTCCCGGGGCAGTGCCGGTGCTGGACTTCTCCCCGATCACAACTTGCCTGCACGTCTATGTGGGCGGAAACCCCAGCTGGAAAGTCTCTTCCCAAGTTAGTCACTCAGACAGCAGCACGCTGCATTACCCGGCCAGGAAATAACCACTGGGTCAGGGTCAAAGCCGTAGTCTAAGCAATCAAGCCCACCTTCTCAAGTGAGGGGCTTGGAGTGGAAGGATGAAGTCCCAGGAAAGTTCTTTTCCAGCCCTGAGGACTGTGGTGGTCCCATCCTGTCCGTGACGGTGTGCCCACCTGAGCTCATGCTGCGGGGCCCGGGAGGGAGACAGGGTGTGAACATGGAGGAGGGGTGGGACCGAGTCTGCCCAAAGTCCCAGGTGCGGTCACTCTTTACTTCCCATCTTCACTGCGCCCATGCTGCCCGGGCCGGTTGGCTCCTGTGGGGGTGGCCTGCTACGTGAGCTCCCTGCCTCTGGGATGAGGCATGTCCCAGCTACTCTGAGGTGGCCATCCTCCGCACTGTCATCCTGTTACACCCACAGCAGCAGTCAGGCCCAGTAGCATCGCTGAGTAGGGTCCAGAGCCACCTGCTGCAACTCCGACACTGTGAGCGTCCAGACACCCTGCCATGGGGTTTGGTGACGGACAGCACCCCTTGAAAAGAGTGTCCCCACCCTTGCTTGTGCTCACTCGATCCCATATGGGTCTTGACCACAGTCTCTGCTCCCTTTACTCCCTGAATTGCATCCTTCTTCTCAAGGGACATTATCCCCGATTAATCTTGTTCACaggtgcacacaggcacacacaggcacacacaccaaCCTTGAATGTCCTGTCCACCCTCGTCCCCACTTGTGTATATGAAACACCGGTCTCTTGGGAATGGAGTCTGGCAGAACCAACCCTCAACTCCCTCAAACACAAGTGGGTCCCTCTGAGTCCCAGGCCCGCACAGCCCTGGGTCCTCACTGAAGGAAGGAACCCATCCCCAACCGTCAGTGAGGGGGAGCTCGAATGCAGAGTTCAGACTCCACCTCGTGTGACCTCAAGAGGCAGTCTGGGACATGGGGCTGGGACACAGAACTACCCCTTCCAGGAAAATCTGTGTGGCGGGGAGTGGTCGAACAGGATTTGAAGGGGACCAGGCAAGAACAGTGAGACCTACCAAGCACACTCGCCATAGAAACCGGCCACCCTCGAGGGTGTGGAGCCGACCAGGCTGGAGGAAGCGTGGCTAGCTGGCTAGAACAGGACCGATGGGAAGGCTCTGGGAGCTGGGCCACCCGTGAAGAGTGCCAGCAGgcacaccccccgccccccaggccgGCCCAGAGCCACCCGACAGACCCATCCCCTGCCCTTCAGGCTGGAGACTAACCCGTGtgcttttctctacttttctccCATGTTCCCAGTACCTTGCCTTTGGCTCCgcaaaccctgggctgggagctctGCTTCCACCCTTCTCCTGAAACCAAGGAGGGGGGACTGACTGGACTGGTTGGTAGCCCAGTGTCAAAGGGGAGGGCCACAGAGGTAGAGGAGGATGACCTCAGGTTCCCGGATGCACGATGGCACAAGAGGGAGGACTCCACAGACGGGACTAAGCCTGaggagggcgggggagggtgaGCCCAACTGTGCCCTTTAACACCTGTCCAAGTGCAGGCGCGGGGACAGCCACCGGTGGTGGCGGCCAGCCAAGGGAGATCAAGGGTGCTCAGACAGCAAAGCCGGGTGGACGGGAGCCGCGgtgtgggaaggggagagaggcgGGGCTCTGGAAGGGGTCATGAGTTCCTACTGAAGGGGAAGGGAAACAATATGGGGTGACGCATGGCAACCATgagacccccctcccccaaagtgGAGATCAGGCGAGAATACCAACAGGGCCTGCAGGGGAAAGGGAGGAAGTACTGGTGGGGCCAGGCAGAGGCACACAGAACCCAGGCCCGGGGCACACTGGCGGCCTGACTGCAGGGCTCCTATCAGAGGCCGGCCCAGACTCCCACAGAGAGAAGGCCCATTACAGGATGCCAGAGGTGCTGTTCTGGAAAAGGCTCTGAAACCCGGCCGctcccagccccgccccgcccccagcccctcttCCACACACCCCCAGGAGAGACTGCAGAATATGAGAGGTACTTTAATTTGAAACTGCTGTGAACTGGGGTAGGGAGGAGGCCacagaaaggggagaggaagcCCCGGCTGACGTAGAACAGGAGGGGACCAGCTTGGCCGCAGCTCGCTGGCTCCAAGGGGGAACAGCTGCTCCTCTTGTCGGAAGATGCATGCCGGGCTCAACCTGTCAGACAGAGCAGAGTCAGGGAAAAGAGCCTCCAGCCAGGGCCAGCCCACAGCACTCCTACACACCGCCACGCCATGCCACGCCACGCCCGTGGGAAGGGGGTGCGGTGTGTAACACTCACTTCAACTTCAAAGGCTGTGGAACTTGTCAGTCAGGGACTGCATGGACGCTGAAACACAGAGGGGCATAAGTGGGCACTCCTAACATGGGCGCAGAGAAGCCCGCCCCCCGTCCCTGTGGGCAACTGCCTAGCCCTGCGACCTGAAACCCCTCCAGCCCCTACCCAAGGAGTCCTGGGCCCGACTCACTCACCCACCACCCGAATTAAACATGGCAATACTGTTCAAAGAGGACAAACTGTGCCAGTAGTTCTCAAGCTTTGGGGCACATCAGAACTATTTGGAACTTGTCacataaacaaaccaacaagacCCGTGGAAGCCATGCCAAGCAGCAGTTAAAGGGAGATTCAATGAGGCATCGCTAACCGTCCTAAGAGAAAGACATCTCCAGGACTGGTTCTCGCCGGCAAAGTGTGCGTGCACTTCAGACAACATGCTGCTCTTTGCACACAGCCCTAGCTGCACGTGCCCAGCGGGCTGCAGGCTCCAGGGAACCTCGGTCCCTGTGAAGCCGCCTGCACCTGCAGCCCGCACCCCCGGCTCTGCACTAAGACCCCACGCTCTGCCCCAGCCCAAGGCCCCTCATACCAAGCTGCTGTTTAAGTTCGTCGACTTCTCTCTGTAGCACGGGGCACTAGGCCAGCAGACACCGCAGAAGGAGAAATGATTAGTATACTCgggcctcctctctcctcgaccccccctccacttccctcctccccacccggGGCTAGACTGGCACCCACTCCTCCGTGGAAAGGAGCTGCGCGGCCTGCATGAGGTgcaggatggggggtgggggcggacaCACACGTCAGTGTAACCCCGACACGGATCCCACTGTCTAGTTTGAGCCTGCACTTCTAGGAGCCAGGGGAAGCATTACCCGGGGACAGCCCTCTGCTCCAGGTGGCAGCTGCTGCTGCCTTTCCAGTCTTGGGGGACGGTCAAGTAACTCCCGGTCACCTGAGAGGGGAAGAACACAACATCCAGCTTCCAAAGTGCCTAGGGAGGT contains:
- the LOC117024882 gene encoding uncharacterized protein CXorf49 homolog; this translates as MSSSDDEGSVWGAGFDPAGGEPAGGRSARPTAPRGPRLGLDLGTPRSSQGFPSEPEGVEAEGRVLWGREGRPGSPANVQGQVLGYLANEAAAAVLQQLTDRDVLGVRRNPSPESCSTEVSTVWVDLDPGPSRRGVRAQSWVGSQPLPSAIAPLRPRGPERGRPWVNPKRGAKNRSNRTVGRHRPSVEGLVGPISDSESSDEIEKLQLMRVTVSRKGRGMARPSSLEGPRDTPRHPSTHGRESFLHVPGPFVSSAARGLTSAVERQAVGEQDTSSSKKMPSVVWGKAESRPSYLGAAATGGLPAAIPWRKVAQEKRSLGGGSNLVLGRSFPSWVQRVPAPPLEPVTFPTISTVPLLTRSKKSSWVPSGTKQPKHTGAGKKSVARRARESEPVVEGDKEPKGGPVPRGQPPAPKPGPPGVYPYRGDFSSGDFSIGAPLIPRRSQLLVLSQGDVVPRGPTPSGDRELLDRPPRLERQQQLPPGAEGCPRCPVLQREVDELKQQLASMQSLTDKFHSL